GAGAATGGTTGTCCCTGGGCGAATGGCTATCTGGCCGTTCTTGGCGCGACGTGGCTCGCCCCAGTAGCGCCGAATCTCCTCCGGGTTGTCTAGATGGAGAATCTCGACGTTTGCATCGCCCTGAAAGTACCACTCACCCAGACGGCAATCATAGGAATTGGTTCCGAGCTGGCGCTCATCAAAAGGTTCGATAACGATGTTGCCACGTGCAAGCTCCTCTTTGATCCGCTTATCCGATAGCAGCATAGATGATCATTTCCTCCGCGCTGGATGAACTGGCTCTACGAACCACCGCCATGAGCTGGCTCCTGAACTGGACTAGTCAGGAGCTGGCAGGAAGGAGAGCGACGATGTGGCTGCTATGGTATCACATCTGAGCCATTTTGTCTGCACGCCTGGCCGTCTGGTCCCGGCTCATCCGGCTGGGACAGCGGAGCAGGCCCTCGCTGCTGGGCGCAGAGCGCTTGCCAGATGCCTGCCATCAGCTGCTCTCGGGCTGGCCTCTCCGCCAGGGCCTGAGCAGTAAAAGGGAAGAAAGCGCGGTCCCGGCTATGGCGCTTGAGCCAGCGACTGATGATCATAATCTGGTCGATCTCTGCCTGTCCCACTGTAGCGGGCGGAGTTGGTAGAGTGGCGGCCCTGGTCAGCAACCTGTCCAGTACCTGGCGTGTGGCCTGCTCCTCGTGAGGGACTCGTTGGAGTTCAAGCAGTCGACCGTGACGGATCAGAAAGATCTCGTTGTGGCCCTCCCAGGCCGAAGGGTAGGCGATGAGCAGGTTATTGCTGGTAACGGCGCTGCTGATCAGGCGTTGGCTGATCAGCACCTCCTCTGCGCTCTGGAGCATATCGCGCAGGAGGGCGGCCCGCTCGTAGTGGAGGGCCTGGGCGGCCTCCTCCATCTG
The genomic region above belongs to Thermogemmatispora onikobensis and contains:
- a CDS encoding dCTP deaminase domain-containing protein, which produces MLLSDKRIKEELARGNIVIEPFDERQLGTNSYDCRLGEWYFQGDANVEILHLDNPEEIRRYWGEPRRAKNGQIAIRPGTTIL